From one Mycolicibacterium sp. HK-90 genomic stretch:
- the trmD gene encoding tRNA (guanosine(37)-N1)-methyltransferase TrmD, with translation MRIDVVTIFPAYLDPIRQSLPGKAIDAGILSVAVHDLRNWTHDVHRSVDDSPYGGGPGMVMKAPVWGAALDEICSEETLLVVPTPAGRLFTQAVAERWSAESHLVFACGRYEGIDQRVADDAARRMRVEEVSIGDYVLNGGESAALVMIEAVVRLMPDVLGNPASHQQDSHSDGLLEGPSYTRPQSWRGLDVPDVLLSGDHAKVEAWRREQSLQRTRERRPDLLDEA, from the coding sequence GTGCGCATTGACGTCGTCACGATCTTCCCGGCCTACCTGGATCCGATCCGGCAGTCGTTGCCGGGTAAGGCGATCGACGCCGGCATTCTCTCGGTGGCGGTGCACGATCTGCGGAACTGGACCCATGACGTCCACCGGTCGGTGGATGACTCGCCGTACGGCGGCGGCCCGGGAATGGTGATGAAGGCGCCGGTGTGGGGTGCGGCGCTCGACGAAATCTGTTCTGAAGAAACACTTCTGGTCGTCCCGACGCCGGCGGGGCGGCTGTTCACCCAGGCGGTGGCCGAACGCTGGAGCGCAGAGTCGCACCTGGTGTTCGCCTGTGGCCGATACGAGGGCATCGATCAGCGGGTGGCCGACGACGCGGCCCGCCGGATGCGGGTCGAAGAAGTCTCGATCGGCGACTACGTGCTCAACGGCGGTGAGTCGGCGGCTCTGGTGATGATCGAGGCAGTGGTCCGGCTGATGCCCGATGTTCTGGGCAATCCCGCATCACACCAACAGGATTCGCATTCTGACGGCCTGCTCGAGGGCCCCAGTTACACGCGCCCGCAGAGCTGGCGCGGGCTCGACGTGCCCGATGTGTTGTTGTCGGGCGACCACGCGAAGGTCGAGGCGTGGCGACGCGAGCAGTCGCTGCAGCGCACCCGCGAGCGCAGGCCCGACCTCCTCGACGAAGCCTAG